The Rattus norvegicus strain BN/NHsdMcwi chromosome 2, GRCr8, whole genome shotgun sequence nucleotide sequence TACTCTTCAGCAGAACTTGCCAGCTTCTCCCATCTTTACTCAAAACTCTATGTGGACCCTGAGCTCCGCTAGGCACTGGGTCTGATTGAAATATTTGCTCCAGTTCATTGTACTCAACACaacatttcctttcctctctttgaaCTCTTCATGAGATGAAAGGCCCTTGGTCTCTCACTGCACCCCAGCTTGTGAGGAAAAATGCTTCTGCATAGTTGTGTCAAAAATGTATCTGGTTCCTAAGGAGTTTGTATATATCCTTACCTATTCCTTCTCTGTTGAACTTGATAGTGACCTTTATGGAGTGTGTACTCAGACAGAACAGCTGCGTTTTACTGCTAGAGCTCAAGTTCAGGGTGTTAGTAGAGTATACACAGCTAGTGGACAAACCCATCTATAAGCAAGTTTCTAGAGTCGGATTGGTCCAGGTCCCTTAGACATACCTGGAGGGCTGAAGCTTCTATAGTAATCAGGTTGGACTTGTGACTTGTTGGTGTTCAGCCATTTCGAAGAATTACATTTTTAGTGtcaagagaaataagaaaacatcTCTTTCATTTGGTACTTTCTAGTTGAAAAGAGTATATTGTGCTTTGCTTTTCCAGAAAGTTAGACCTTCTTTTTCTTGATTAGAAACATGTAGAGTAGCTGACATCTGGGTAAACCCCACATTCTGAGATTCAATAACCTGAAGTGTCTGTTGCTACCAACAAAAGCCCCCAAATGAAGCCTTAGATTGATTGAATTTTGTGGGAAATGTGATTAGCCCTTCTGCTTTATCCTTTTCCATTACCGTCTACCAGTTTTCATACATGTAGTTTAAAAGTTAGTGCAAACTCTCTTTATGTCCTTTTACAGGTTTCAACAGATTCTTCAAAATGCCATCCCAAATGGAGCATGCCATGGAAACCATGATGCTTACATTTCACAGGTTTGCAGGGGAAAAAAACTACTTGACAAAGGAGGACCTGAGAGTGCTCATGGAAAGGGAGTTCCCTGGGTTTTTGGAAGTAAGTGCTGAAAGTCTCAGAACCAGACATAAAAATCAGAgtgccttccctttccttccatcCCTTCCCTATAGGGTCACTACTTGCGAAGCTGTGATCACCCCCATGCTAGCTCAGTAAGCTAGTTCCTCTGCTGCCATAGGCACAGTGATGCAGTTCCAGACAAGCACACAGAAGCTCTAGGTGTGAACTAGTGCACAGAAGCTCTAGCTGTGGACTAACAGTGACAAGTGGCTTTCACTTGTCCCAGTTCCCTCCTCTCTAAGATGAGACGTTTGGACATATTTATCCACATGCCTACTTTTAACTTGTTATGATTCTTCTAGATAAACttgaaatgcaaggacaaaatgTGCTCTTTGTAAGCCGATCCATCACATCTGCAGAGACATTCTCAACATTAAAATACTCATCATGTGTGACCTAAGGCACAGAGCCTTCCATACTCATGGCTCTATGACATGAGAAGCATATATGCAAGCCACTAACCATGGCAGAGTGGCTTACTCCAGGCACAGACAGGGCCATAATTCTAGATGTTTACTCCCCGCGTTAACAGAGCATTTTGTTTCTAAAGTAGATGGCTTATGTCATCCAAACTTCACTCATTCTGACCACAGCCAGGAAGCTGGGGGCGAGACCAGAATTAGCTACATATAGCAGGTTTCAGTTGATAGCTTAGGGTAGGAGTTTGCAGTCTTGGGCAGACACTATGACTCTACCATAAGAGATCTCTGAGTGCAACGTGTAAGCATCCAGCACATTTAAATATTGCATGGCAGTCAGTTCTCCCACTAACCATTCAGTCATTGGAATTCATCTTTAATATCCTCTACTGCATTAGAAGTTATTTCTCTCTCTGAGATAGCCTGGACCTATAGGAGTAACCACAATTTTGCACTTCTAACCAGCGTATCAGCAAAAGAAATAATCAAGCTAATCGCCGTAGAAACAAGATGTAAGTCAGGGCATCTGCCTGTCTATTTCTGCCCCACACACTCATGCTATGCATTAAGGAGTTTTATGATTCTATAATACATATTCacttgagtgtgtgtctgtgtctgtgtgtgtaaaggCCCAAGTATCATCCCTCTGCcttaaaacaatttttacatttatttacttatttttttgtgtgtaccATAGCGTGCatgaggagatcagagaacaacttggtgAAGTAGATGATCTCCTCCCATCATGTAGGCTACAGGGGTTTACAGGTCATCAGACTTAGCAGCAAGcagccttacccactgagctatctcatagGTCATCCCATTTGAAATAAGGTCTCTGACTGAGCCTTGActaatttggctagactggctggccagtgagtctcaGGAATCTTTCGGTTTCTGCCTCCTCCTGTTGCTGGGATTCCAGGAATGCACTGATGCACCAGATTTTATGTGGGCGCTGTAGAggcaaactcaggttctcatgctggCACCTTCCCAGCTGAGTCACCCTCCCAGCCACACACGCTTGTTTTGAAAATTGTCCAATGTATAACATCCGGTGATGACAATAACATGGCATAGGTTTACCAACTCAAAGAATGGAAAGAGGCAGACCATGTGATGGGCCTTTCAGTTCATGAAGAGTAGAAGGCCTCCGAGAGAGAACTCTCACATCCAAACTCCTGTATCCATAGTTACAGTGGATATAGGAAGACAAAGTCAACTGTGATAGACTCAGGCTACATAGTTGATATGACAGATACGGCAGCACACTTGCTCGTCCAGCTGTGCGAAGGAGAAGAGGGTTCTCTGAGTCTTCTCTAAAACCAAAACTCAGTGTCCTCATTAGCACCTGCTTAAAACTAATAAAACGGTGAGTCCACCCGAAATGCATCCCTGAGTAATCTGAAGCTCCCCTTCCATATGGAGTTCCCTTTAAAGGATCCAACCGTGGTGTCAGGAatgaaaatttacttttaaaaaaaatctaagtttgAAGTAGAAAATGGTGAGTGTAGTTTTTAGGCACAATCTAAATATGAAGTTACTGAAAAGGCATTCTaaagggaaaatgaaaaaaaaacgtGCTGATGACTTAACAAAGGTCACTGAGGACCTAAGACTGGAGCCGAAGGACTTGAAAGATTATGCTTATGCACATGGCTGTCAGCAGTTTGGATCAGATAAGATAACAGTTGCCTACATCATAACATCATAACTGACATTGTTTGCCTTTgctcttattaatttttttattttttatttttttagaatcaAAAGGACCCTCTGGCTGTGGACAAAATAATGAAAGACCTGGACCAGTGCCGAGATGGAAAAGTGGGCTTCCAGAGCTTTCTATCACTAGTGGCGGGGCTCATCATTGCATGCAATGACTATTTTGTAGTACACATGAAGCAGAAGAAGTAGGCCAACTGGAGCCCTGGTACCCACACCTTGATGCGTCCTCTCCCATGGGGTCAACTGAGGAATCTGCCCCACTGCTTCCTGTGAGCAGATCAGGACCCTTAGGAAATGTGCAAATAACATCCAACTCCAATTcgacaagcagagaaagaaaagttaaTCCAATGACAGAGGAGCTTTCGAGTTTTATATTGTTTGCATCCGGTTGCCCTCAATaaagaaagtctttttttttaagttccgaATTTGAGGTAATGTGTTTCTTGCTCCTTCTGAAATGCTTGCACCCTGTGCCTTTGGGTCAGGAAGAGTCAGCATGACCTTAGGCAGTCAGCATACCACAGGGCAATCTCCATAGGACCAGTGAAATGAGAAAGCACTTCCACTCAGGCTTGGATCTGACTTTTCTATCTACTCTTGAAACTATGTCAAAGTGAAGGACCAAACCTCAAAGTGTTCTAAGAATATTTTCTTATTCCGTAACTCCTCAGCACAGTCTTACCCAGTTAAACGAGTGCTGTGGTGGCCAGCACATTGGATGTCCATGATGTATGAGCCCTTTTTCTCACTGCAAAAACTATTACAACAAAATCTAAAGCCCAAATAAACCCATCAGAAAATAAGCCAGAGTTCatggtggtgacacacacctttaatctcaggaagcagggacagacagatctctgagtttgaggctagcctggtctacggaggGAGTTTCAGgaagctagggctacacagagaaaccctgtcttgaaaaacaagtaACaacaagaaagggggaaaaatgaGTCAAAGGAGGAAGGGATATAGCAGGAGACCTTAGAGATAAAATTCCCCAACAACATCAATTTAGTTAACTCCCAGATGTCAAGAAATATACTAGATGTGACATATACATTGCATGGCTTTTAGATGAACATGGCATAGGACAGATGCTAATAAATGACACAATATTTCTCCAACCTTTTGTATGCCTGTTATAAATCtcactatatatgtgtatgtagtatATTATATGCTTATTAATTGAGAGGCATCATATGAATTCCATGAATTAATAATGCATTGAACTGTTCCAGTTAACTAGGTCAACAACACTGGAAACACTTAAGATGTTTGAAACAGGTCTCACActtccaggctgacctcaaatatAGTATTTAAAGAGTTATGTAGCTGACAatgcccttgaactcctgatcctcctgtatccacctaaatgctgggattacaggcacacaccaccacaatCAGTGTCTTCTAAGATTGGGCACATTGATATCATTCCAGGGAAACTTCCAATGTAACTAACTATAGGAGAAAGCTCAGTACAAAGCTATCCAACAGGGTGTGGATTCTGTTCAAAGATAGCTTTAGAAAAAAATCCATCATAAAGACAAGAGGGAAATTCTAACCATTTTTTCTCCATCACTAGATGAGaaaggtaagaaaaaaaatcagagcttTGCCACCATAGGATTATATTAGAAGGCTTACCAAATCATTGGTTAGAGGGAGGAGTAGAAACAGCTGACTAAAGAGCTGAGATTGACCTAGAAATGATCCATAATCCATGTTTAGAGCTTGACCACCAAGGTTATTATTGGGTCAGGAAGCTGCTATGTCTGGCAACTGCAAAATCTTAATATCCTGTGGCTCAGCTCAAACAGACAACAGATGCTCTTTGCCCTGCCTCCTTCCATACATGACTGGGTCCCACATCCAAGGTTCAATCAACAAAGTTCTACCTTCGAGGGAGTTTGACCTGTATCTGACTCTGTACACCTGGACTGGCACGAAGATCCATCCTATCCGTCACTGTGTaagaaataaaatctgaagtaATGGTCGAGTTTCAAAAGTGCCTCGAGTGCACTTAGGTCTAGCTATAGATGCAAGCACCAGGCCCCTGCTAACGTTTGCTAGTCTAGATACCCTGCCTAAATTCGAAATTTAGAGCAAAGAATTGTTGATAACCAAGCTTTGCCTAACAACGTGCCAGACATGACGAGTTCGTGTATCtaacaaactttaaaataaatagaatgtacaatcgaaatgtaaataagaaatactcaagttaataaagaaaaaaaattaaaaaaaaacaacatagaGATAAACCCAGCATGGGCTTTGTTGAGAAATAGAAAAATGCAAGGGGCAGATAATGATAAAGTTGCACTCCTGATTGCTCAGACTATGAGAAACATAGGGGAGTGGCCTGTGTTCAGGGCTTTCAGAACTGGTCTTTGCACTCCTTCCGAATATCCCCGCCAGTTTTATCGCTGTTGAAAGACTCAACATTGCAAGGTTGTAAAATAAATGACTTCCCTTTGCTACTCTGAGTCTTCCGTGCTTATCACTAGGTGTGCACGTGTTGTGGGGGAGGCCTTCATTCCTCATAATAGTGAGcattaaaaaaaacagatttatttagttttattctgTGAAAATCACTCTTCTACCTAGATATATTTCTGTACACTATGTGtatgcccctggaggccagaagaaggtatcagatcagatctcctggaactagagttacggAGAGTTGTGAtccaacatgtgggtgctgagaattaaaccagggtcctctagaagaacatcaggcgctcttaatcactgagccatctctccagccccgatgaTACTTAATGAAGAGAACTTCCAATGTGGAGATTAAATAAACTATGGCCTCTCCTCCTTtgaggaggagaggagacccTAAAACATGAGGTCTTTGAAGGCCACAGAGATTAGAGAAATTGACCATCCCACCAGAGTAAGGAAAGAATCTCTCTCCTATGGGAATGTGTGCCAGATGTACCAATTGGGGTTGCCTTTCATGAGTGTGGTTAGTGGTTAATCCACAAGTGGGCAGATAAAACTAACACGAGATGGTGAACACCTGCCCAGATGCCCCAATCCATGAGAACATCACACTGCCAGGGGTAGCCAACCTTTGACATTGCAACATAACACTACTGTCATCTACAGAGTTCATACCCAAGAACAGTGCTagcaagtttttaaaaatccacaCAAACAAAATTGTCACAATGTTTATAATGGGTTTATAACCTTGTGTTGGGCTGCGCTCACAGTCCTCCTGGGCTGCATGGAGCCAATAGTCAGATACCCCTGCCTCTGaaggtgggtttttttgtttgggtggtttgtttttgttttgttttgctgaaaacagaaCAAGAATTATTCTAGAGGTAGGAAGCAGTCTGTCAGGGTGAGGAAAGGAGCCCTAACAACAGCTCTACACGGTGGGTGTGAAGCTTGGTTAGCAGATTCCCCTAGACTCTGGCAATCAGAGAGGACTCTGTTGCCAGAGAATCTGTGCTCAGGACGGGCGTGCTGGTgctggtgcctgtgtgtgtgtgtgtgtgtgtgtgtatgtattggggttgggggaagggctgCGAAACGTCCTCACTTTAGTCCCATCAATATATTTACTGGGAAGCTAGCACAAGGAAAGCAAGCACGCTCAGTATATTTATGGTGTGAAATCCTACGTGTTTGTGCCAACCAAAACAGAGTTCCCACAATGTGACCTGCTGAAACAGCCAGCTAAGCTTCGGGGCTTGTAGCCTAATAGCTCCCAGAAGGCAAAGCTGTAACTCTGCCAAGCACCAAGAAGAGGAAACAGCTGGAAAATTCCACTCATTCTGCTACATGACGGAGTTGTAAATTGGATTCCACCCTCTCCACACCCAGAAGGAAGAACAGACAACAGTATGGAACAGAAAGTCCATTTCAAACACGTTGCAGGGCTGATGCATTCAGCTCATTTTCCCTCTCAGACTGTCCCCTTGTGTTCCCGCCCCCAACACCAGCCAACAATCAGTGATTTGGTCTTTCTCTCCCTAGCCCGGAAGACATGAGACAAGATATAACCTTCTCTCTCAAACCGACTAAGTACTTTATCCAGCTCTTAATCCCAGAGAAAAAGCACAGGATAGAATTTCATTCACTTGGCACTGTGTGAGTGACACCAGGCAAAGTTctgtcacagagacagagaagcagatgtCCACAGCAGCTGATCAAGATTACAGTCTAGGCTGTAAGAGAATAGATAAAACGATGAAAGGTTTAATAATCCTCAACAGAAATTGGCAAAGATGACTTGTGATGGGCATCTTGGGTCACTGTTAACAGGAGTATAATCTATACAacctttgaaaatgcaaaagtTAGCAAAATGGGATCCTTTAACATTGTGGTTCTTTGATGTGCTTTCTTTGATCCGGTATTTCTAATTTGGGGACTTTATCTTAATAAAGGAAGCAAAGACACAAAATTCATAGACAAAAATATTTGATCCAGCATGACTTAGAATAGGAATAACATAATTTATGGTAAAAATCACTTTTGTGGTTGTACATACAACAATGAAGACCATGACTTTGAAAATACTAAGTGAAATGGAGGTATGTCTATACCAAGGAAAGCAGGCTGCAAATTTGTATAACATAGtattcctttcattaaaaacTGTGCACTTattcttgcacatgcacacacggacAGCAAAGGTTATAGGAAACACTCTATCTCAGTTTTGCTTCCAGGATAGGAGTTGCTGTGGGAGAGGATTGTTGAATTCATAAATATGGTtgttattatttcaatttttctctCTATATCCTGCTATGTCATCGAATTTTTCTGCCATAATTCTA carries:
- the S100a10 gene encoding protein S100-A10, yielding MPSQMEHAMETMMLTFHRFAGEKNYLTKEDLRVLMEREFPGFLENQKDPLAVDKIMKDLDQCRDGKVGFQSFLSLVAGLIIACNDYFVVHMKQKK